From a region of the Calliphora vicina chromosome 4, idCalVici1.1, whole genome shotgun sequence genome:
- the LOC135958535 gene encoding uncharacterized protein LOC135958535: MARSRSVKESSTKTIPSTSIETVSKLEKLQKSIEEFQKVNSDMAKEIKELNETFSGQNKIIVDLLSEMHVLIKSDLTSTAVASKYLDIFPLKSKSEMDDIEIEISAENMEAMTHTIKKIVGRNGINP, from the exons atggcACGCTCTAGATCTGTGAAGGAATCTTCTACTAAAACAATTCCATCAACATCCATTGAAACTGtatcaaaattggaaaaactccaaaaaagtATAGAAGAATTTCAAAAAG taAACAGCGACATGGCTAAAGAGATTAAGGaattaaatgaaacattttctggacaaaacaaaataattgtagATCTATTGTCTGAAATGCATGTCTTAATAAAATCAGATTTAACCTCCACTGCAGTAGCCTCAAAATATTTGGACATATTTCCCCTTAAATCTAAATCGGAAATGGACGatatagaaatagaaatttctgctgaaaatatggaagcaatg actcacacaattaaaaaaatagtgggAAGAAATGgtattaacccttaa